The following is a genomic window from Quercus lobata isolate SW786 unplaced genomic scaffold, ValleyOak3.0 Primary Assembly Scq3eQI_2007, whole genome shotgun sequence.
CTTTTAATAATTCCTCCGATATTTGATTGTATGAACATAGGAACAAAGCCATCACTACCCTTACTATGTTATGTCACAAAATCTTTACAAGTAGATCAATTAATTCAAGCACTAATTGGGGCGAACTATTGTGAGAAAGTGAAATTAGAGAGGTTAATGCATTACTGGCATGATGAGGCACCTAATAGAAAATGACATAATTATCTcccttcaaaaaaagaaaagaaaaaagattaacATGTCTGTGTTGAAaacattttgttaaaaatactaatagataaaagtttaataaaataagtaagaGACTCATATGAATGTAATTTTTAATCGCCATAAGTTTTCTGTTTTGGTTTGCATTATTTGACTTTAATTTACCTCAACAAGGTATGAGATGTCTTATTTTTAGGTAAGGGTCTAAAAGAACATATATGTAGTCAATGCCACAACTTACAAGTATCACATAACCCTACTACCCTATCGCTTGTGTTGACATGGGTTCATGTGAGGTCTTGGTTAAGAAGTGAGTCTTTAAATATTGGCCTTGAAAACTTAGTCCCACCACAATACAATCCCTCTAAAACATAGCccctttttataatttaataattcttGTTAATGTAAAGCTACTACTCAGGCCAAACAAGCACAATGCGAGGCCCCAGAATCAGCATTTTGGTGAAACAAAATATAGGCAACCTTCATTGTGAACTGTGAAGCAAAGCCAAGGATGTTTATGTATATGCAAGCCGGCTTGGGCCACTAGTTATAGTACCCTCGTTAAGTGGGTCAAAAGTGGCCCCCAAGTGGAGGTGCCTCTCATATAAATATTATCCAATGTCTCATCCTTGAGGGCTGAGGCCACTAGTTACTccgctttttaatttttgcttagCTATTTTGATTGTACAAGAGAAGAATACCTCTTCTACCCTGTGCGTGTGCCTAAGCCGCTCCTTTTAAGTGTACTggtttatgaattatttttagaaatattttattaaaaaaataaaaaataataaatattattggccgctttttatatttttaaagtggtgtcaaaactttcctattaTGATTCATTAATATTTATCTTAAGAAAATATGTTAACATAACCCATAAATTAATAATGACTATATCTTTATTAATGTAGGATTTCAAATTTGATTGATACACTGGCTCCTTATCTACTGCATAAAACTCCCTTatcttttcattaaaatttgcCAACTCATTAATCATTCAtttattaaaatgctccaacactaattagtaatttaggcatatctattttttcaatttatatatttatttttagagaaatgatatgtttataatatttttacaacaaattctaaggggcagattgttattgttagggtAAAAAAGTagtcttagtgttagtttcaaatttgaaccaataataactaaccacttatgatttattgtaaaaatattatagatgtaACATCTCTAATTTTTATGATCAATaacacttatttatttatttactaacTCTATTGTTCAACTGGTGAGTGGAGACCTATTGGCTCAACTACTGACCTAGAgaccaaaattttagaataagttgtcttgttaaaaaaaaaaaaaaaaacccctccaCCACGTCTTCGAgttacttattttttgtttgatgaaCAAATAAATTAGAGTGGCAAACTTTTACTTTGAAAGTACTAGTGGTTTCcaggttattattatttttttaatacaaataaaaaaaaatactcaaattaaaaaaatgaaataatacataaattcataagttttaaaaaatccaaGACGAATTTTGGTTAGATGtataaatgagagagagagagagggagagagagagagagagagatacattGAATGGTTGTATCATTATTGTGGTCAAAGTGATCagatgattgattgattgattattGATCCAAAGAGAGAGGTAGAAGAAGGTTGATTTGAGGCTGAAAACAATGACTGATTTAATCCAAGTAACTTTTCTTTTGCTGAATGATTTAATCGAAGTAACTTGGTCAACATTTTCGATTGTGCAAGatctttccctttccttttcaATTATATTAGTCATCATATATAGAAAATTGTATCACAACGATGTTATATATGATCGAGTCACCGAAGTGTTTTGATCGTGtccaaaataaaatcatttcgAGATATCACAAGAGCATATTTTAAGTTAGAAGTGTGATACAGTCGTATTGGACACAAACATGGAAAAATTTGTGTGGACATGAACACACTGAAATTTTGTTAAATCCATGCTTTTtagactgaaaaaaaaaaaaaagtatggatCAAGAAAATGTTGAAACTAGTGACATGATTTGATCTCTTAGATAAACTGATAGTGTTAACATAaacttttaactatttttgggattttatCACGTTTGATTATAAAATTCAAGATGTTCATATGGTTGAGATAAAGGGGTATGTAACTAAGAATTGCATATTTgctcctcaaaaaaagaaaaaagaaaaaagaattgcatATTTGTTGATATACTcacaaagcataaaaaaataaaataaaagacgaggaacatcatcattattattacaTAAACAGTAACTGGTTTACTTCTCCATGTAAATAACTGAAACGACGGTACGTACTAGATAGTCACTCATTGCCATAGATAATTCAACAAAGGTGCAATACCACAAACAGAGTCAGAAATGGTTCCACAATAAGTCCAAAGGGCAGCACAGAATCCTCTGATAAAACCACATGTGGTCAGTGACCTCCATGGCTTTTAGTGTGCTCTCACCTTGTGGTTCAACAGCAGATTTCGAAGCTCGACTGCATCaatttccgctgcatgattAATGGGCCTGTAGTAACCAGTAACTGGGTCTGGGGCCCATGCTGAAGAGGCCCCACAATCTTCTTTCATCGAAGCCctctcttctattttactcATCAGGATTCTACTCTTACTACTACTAGACCCTCCTCCATTAGCTAAGCTTGCCGACACTGAGGCATGTGATGCAGCCGCATAACCCCGCCTGTCCACACCCATCAAGACATAAATCATCATTACAAGCTaaacaattatttattctaTCTATTAATAATTGCGTTGATGaaaatttacttattaataatgaaatataatatGATAATGCTTTATGTAAAGAGTACTCTAATTCTGAAGATGATGGGTTGGCcatattgttttttgttttttgtctctTGGACTAAGTGAACAATACTAAAATGTTGATTAGTATTAGACTATAATATTGCGTATGCTTAAAGGGAGCAACTCCGGTGTGATAGTTACATTAGAGACGGGGATTTGAATTTGGATGTTTACATTGAAAACATGAAGAAGAGTCAATTAACCTACGAGTGATCTGCGTCTTTAAGACAAAAATTATAGGCTATATCGGTTAGTAAGTTGGCAATGGGACTCCGATAGTAGTTTATAGTTTTCTCACTCCATTTGGATGTATTAATTCGCCACATAGTATGATTCAGCTTGGGTTTATCTAAttggctaatatatctctactACTcctattttgataaaatctcttTACTCCAGCACCTAACTTAGCCATACTATGGACTTTGCCCTTCAAAAAGCGTGACAAAAATGGGACCAATCACGACAATTTTACTCGAGTACATATGGTAGCTTTTCAACTTAGCTCGATTAATTAAGTCTTAATAAAGAATTATAAGACTATTGGTTTATTTATAGGCTATAGTTTtctaaaatctttttatttttttggttaaataaagactgatttcttttaataaaaaaaaagctaataaaataatgtttacCCAAATCCATTCTAAGTCGAGAAATTTATGCAGGaaacaattatataaattaaattcctaAACTTACCCCATACCAACTAAAAAGAGAAGGCATTTGATTCGATTATCAGACTatgtgacaaaagaaaaaaaaaaaaaaaagattatcagactatgtgacaaaagaaaa
Proteins encoded in this region:
- the LOC115973299 gene encoding late embryogenesis abundant protein Lea5-like encodes the protein MARSLTQAKLLAESIADGFSLFINRRGYAAASHASVSASLANGGGSSSSKSRILMSKIEERASMKEDCGASSAWAPDPVTGYYRPINHAAEIDAVELRNLLLNHKVRAH